A window of Chanos chanos chromosome 15, fChaCha1.1, whole genome shotgun sequence genomic DNA:
gagacagagagagaaaaatacagagaaaatgtaTAGCATCTCTCACAGTCTCATAAAACAGTTGACAACAAGGTTCAGTTCAATTATTCTTGGTATTAGAGGTACCCAGAAAGCACCTAAAATAGAGATGCCAAAATTGTGacttggttgtttgtttgttagtttgtttgtttgtgtgaaaaaaaacgtATACTTTTAAGttatgtatgtttctgttgattcaaattcattattaatattgaaaaaaaaatgtaattccaCATGTTGGGAAAAGTaacagtgtgtgggtgtagtgtcATTTACATAgacttttcatctcttttatgCAGTCTTTGGCAGTAATGGTGTTGAGGTCTGATATTCATGGGAAAGACAATCCAACTACAATCTTCTCCTGCATCCTTTATTGAGTTAGTGAAATGCCAAACAGATAAAGGCCCTGTGTtaatgtttatgtctgtttcatttctccGGATGGATTTCTGTCTGCGTGGGAAGGCAGACAACTTTCGCCTTGACCTTTTAAGGCAATGGGTCGTATTTTTCCACACTCGTCTCAGACGAAATGGGACAGGGGTATTTTAATGGAAATTACACATGAGATTGCACGTCCACCGTTCTCCTTCATACGGTTCCACAATgtggagctgttttttttttatgtaagcaGCGGGTTTAAGTTGTAAAGACACAGTCTTAATATTGTAAGCAACTACTTCtcctttatttttaattcagtttacaGTTAGATTTTTATGAATCATTTagatgacaaaagaaaaactttataaaacaaaccaaaacatttgACAAACTGCTCTTTCCCCGGTGTTAAGGTTACAGCGGTCTCCAACATGACACAAATAACATTATTGTCTAAAACTGTGGTATTCAATCTCGTGCAGAATTAAATACACACCTTTGATTAAAATGGGACAATCTTTAGTAAGTTACTCAAAGTGTAGTAAAATCAGCGCAAATGGGgatgaaacaaacaacacatatcACAGTATTCTTTACTGCTGTAAGTCAGCACATGTTAGCGTGTTTTGTACACTATATAATCTTTTTACAGCAGTTCTGCAATTCTTGTTacatcagtttttctttcaaGGAGAAAGTGATTGGGGCGAATCAGAAAAGTTGCAAGAGGTTTGCTCCTCCACAGCTGCAGAGGAAAAGGGGACTGTTACTCCCGCTGCTGGCCACCGGAATAAAGGACCCTCTATTCGTGAATGGCTGGTCGTTAAATTTCATGAACATGAAGttgaaattgaattgaagtTGAAAGGAGGAATATGAGAATGAAGATACTATAAGTGGGGCAGGACATGAAGATGAATGAGATAGAGATGCAAGAGTGTTTCGGTTATCAGTGCCAGCATCAGAGAACAATAGTTCaatctgtaaaataaatattgtcCCATGAATTCATGTTGTATGCCTCATGACTCATTCCGTAATATCAAAACCAATTTATAGACTCTGTGAATATTTTTACATACTGTTATGCTGACACCCCATAAAGCCCCAGTTTCAAAGTGAAAGGTGCAACGGGCCAAAAAACCTTAAAGTTACAAGCAGTTGGAGAGAAGGTGGTGCAGGTTTTCCTTTTTGGGTCAAACATGATATCTCGTGTCCCAAAAGTCAAATAGTTTTTGCTATCATTTATTTTACGCGTTTGAAAACTATCCTGAACACTAACGTGAGGAGCCTGAACGACTCCTCCAAAACTGCTGAATCTGCTTGTGCAGGGTCAGGCGAAGTATCATTTTAAAGTAGGGCCTAAGTGATTCGTTCAAGTTATATAGAGAGTTATATAGAAACCATAACACATCCTGGTGACATTTAAGTAAAAGGTGCGACAGTGAGGGAATGACTGCTGCGATTAAAGTACCGTGCAACTCTAGGGGCTGACGATGGGTGGCGGTAGTCTATATATCTTTGAATCGTGCCACAGTTACATGTTCCCTATCGCTAAGAAGAAGATAAAAGAAAGTTTGAACGTATGGCGCATATCCGCCGAGCAGTTATGCGCGCCTAAATACAAAAATGGCAACTCGAAAGGTTATTAAACCTGTTCCTAAATTTGGAGACGAAACCTTTGAACTTACTACGTCTGAATGTTCGACAGTTGCCGAAGCTGGTACTAAACTCACcgagaatgatgatgatgaagacgaAGCTCCAGTTGTTTTCTTGTGTGGAAAATGTAAAGTACCAATTGGGGATTCTTTATCGTGGGCAGGCAGCGACGACGACCAGAATCAAATAATCCTTAGATGTGAGTAGACATCGTTTACAGTGCTATACCTCCTCTAGTCCATAGCCTGAAAACGTACTTCACGGTAAATAACAGAAAttattgtgagtgtgttttaaccAGTTGTTTTCTATTGTAGGCGTTAGTGACAGTGTTGTTATTGGAAACGAGCCGTTCGTTTCAGACAGTCATAAAGATCTAGCATGGTAAGTCCATAGGTTCTCCTCCCCTTTAGTTATTTTAGTAAAGGTTAAACCACGCAACAGTTAGTCATATGTCTAGAGTTTGGATGTTCCTGGAATTTGCGTcaataaactgtttttgttgttgttgtctttgtttttgttttgtgtgtattggtttgactgttcatttgttgttgtttttgttgttttttactctCTTTAGCTTCGTTGTGAACTTAAACTGTCGGTTCTGTTGCACCGTGCTCGGAGTGATGTACGCATCAACCCCCGCGAAACTGG
This region includes:
- the mis18a gene encoding protein Mis18-alpha codes for the protein MATRKVIKPVPKFGDETFELTTSECSTVAEAGTKLTENDDDEDEAPVVFLCGKCKVPIGDSLSWAGSDDDQNQIILRCVSDSVVIGNEPFVSDSHKDLACFVVNLNCRFCCTVLGVMYASTPAKLDYKRSLFCLSVESIESYVLGSGSQQVAELDAEKWPVTMKYQENVERQLSEVKALAVAVGQRLLEIESDLQSANK